The Papaver somniferum cultivar HN1 chromosome 3, ASM357369v1, whole genome shotgun sequence genome includes a region encoding these proteins:
- the LOC113356308 gene encoding uncharacterized protein LOC113356308 — MFNNMGTTNMGPNNLGTSNMGSSNLGPQHLAVPNNKLVPVVPSSGSPMLSYLTVPNSILSPITVSSGSPRWQHLPSGKLAPISPSMGSQGLQHFAVQSNKHAPSLPNSSNLGHLSGSNKRTIQMISGTPNKPPSQKSSAPNKPSKRPSHTEPPKARAELFESVRAKMRESLASALAMVSEEQNKKKSQVDAQTSSIPSTEDSPMSTSTSSTVDIASCQVPEKPSEPLPSQNQDCAQNVSATLNPSNPSQGIFSTGNKVDATPIPECDAQEFQYKYALLDDDVSFSNNFFVKDDLLQGNGLCWASDLDIEIMEDSSSYDAKRPKLEDEVAGNKSEPASPCPQTLATRVEAELFKAFGGVNKKYKEKGRSLLFNLKDPSNPELRERVISGEISPERLCSMTAEELASKELSEWRIAKAEELAQMVVLPDSQVDIRRLVRKTHKGEFQVEFDQDDGPSVEVAAGESSLSQFRPRAKELEAETPRKSDENGKSEKSEITSSEKVILDDQGSLSAVPSDGTDLLQGLMMDELKDPEFLPPIVSLDEFMESLDSEPPFENLQKEAGTPESVGEEKKSIDTDSKVDSSDLTSVNPVTAALEKAAAVEKAPAVEKAPVVDKAAAQDKADKVEPEYSSAGTKLKSGEVLVESKTPLDGAVDNIEHAWEGKLQLNISSIVSVHGSFISGEKASTKEWPSFLDIKGRVKLDAFGKFLQELPMSRSRALMVVHIGWKEDSPESGREYLREVADSYVADERVGFAEPAPAVELYLCPPHARTVEMLGKNVPKDDVEKLNALDNGLIGIVVWRKVHITSTISPNSSSHHRHSFKKQNHVRRQQQEKETNRITKPTSSILGPPPTRKSRVPLHDEPIDDVPPGFGPATGRDDDDLPEFEFVSGSNPSVSQFSTSKPSVPPRASFAPPGQMRELIQMYGQNETISNKGVNWQQGRSARVEVNNPWNDDDDIPEWQPPEQSTPLLPVSLPPPPPLPVQLMHGFQQQTLPHVSVATPQQFPHGQLMVQQLTQQNMPFQAPVNMIHSYVGGHQNMASPWQSGGWTPQTGSSGLPLNVQQQGNNMMQPCNSNNNNNNNIIINGQPFDGQFYGTSSNTGNGFGTSQRPPDNVSRRC, encoded by the exons ATGTTTAACAATATGGGAACTACAAATATGGGGCCCAACAATCTAGGTACAAGCAATATGGGGTCCAGCAATCTGGGTCCTCAACATTTAGCAGTACCGAATAACAAACTTGTACCAGTTGTTCCTAGTTCAGGTAGTCCAATGTTATCCTATTTAACAGTTCCGAATAGCATACTGTCACCCATTACTGTTAGTTCAGGAAGTCCAAGGTGGCAACATCTTCCAAGCGGCAAATTAGCACCAATTTCTCCAAGTATGGGTAGTCAGGGGTTACAACATTTTGCAGTCCAAAGCAACAAACATGCACCAAGTTTACCTAATTCAAGCAACTTGGGACATTTATCTGGTTCTAACAAGCGAACTATACAAATGATATCTGGGACACCAAATAAGCCACCGTCACAGAAGTCATCTGCACCAAACAAACCAAGCAAGCGACCATCACATACAGAACCTCCTAAGGCTAGAGCCGAGTTATTTGAGTCAGTCAGAGCGAAAATGAGGGAATCCTTAGCCTCTGCTTTAGCTATGGTTTCTGAAgagcaaaacaaaaagaaatcacaGGTTGATGCTCAAACCTCTTCTATTCCATCCACCGAGGATTCTCCAATGTCTACATCAACATCTTCCACTGTAGACATTGCCTCATGCCAAGTTCCTGAAAAGCCCTCGGAGCCCTTACCTTCACAAAATCAGGACTGTGCTCAGAATGTTAGTGCTACACTAAATCCATCAAATCCATCACAGGGCATCTTTTCTACTGGTAATAAGGTCGATGCTACACCAATCCCAGAATGTGATGCACAAGAATTTCAATATAAGTATGCTTTGCTTGATGATGATGTTTCATTCAGCAACAACTTCTTTGTGAAGGATGATCTTTTGCAAGGCAATGGACTATGCTGGGCATCAGACCTTGACATAGAAATTATGGAAGATAGCTCGAGTTATGATGCCAAAAGACCCAAACTGGAAGATGAAGTTGCCGGGAATAAGAGTGAACCAGCATCTCCTTGTCCGCAAACTCTAGCAACTAGAGTTGAAGCTGAGCTTTTCAAAGCATTTGGAGGTGTTAACAAGAAATACAAGGAGAAAGGAAGATCTCTTCTGTTTAATCTGAAAGATCCCAGTAATCCTGAGTTGAGAGAACGAGTAATATCTGGTGAAATTTCTCCTGAGCGCCTCTGTTCCATGACTGCGGAGGAGCTTGCTTCAAAGGAATTGTCAGAGTGGAGGATTGCAAAAGCAGAAGAGCTTGCACAGATGGTGGTTTTGCCAGATTCTCAAGTTGACATTAGACGTTTGGTTCGCAAAACACATAAAGGGGAGTTTCAAGTGGAATTCGACCAAGATGATGGTCCTTCAGTTGAGGTTGCTGCTGGGGAAAGTTCGCTTTCTCAATTTCGACCAAGAGCTAAAGAATTAGAAGCTGAAACTCCGCGGAAATCAGATGAGAATGGAAAATCTGAAAAATCGGAAATCACTTCTAGTGAGAAGGTTATCTTAGATGACCAAGGTAGTTTAAGTGCTGTTCCAAGTGATGGAACTGATCTCTTGCAGGGACTGATGATGGATGAATTGAAGGACCCAGAATTTCTTCCTCCTATAGTTTCTCTTGATGAGTTCATGGAGTCCCTTGATTCTGAGCCGCCTTTTGAGAACTTGCAAAAGGAAGCTGGAACACCCGAGTCCgtaggggaagagaagaagagcaTCGATACCGACTCAAAGGTTGATTCATCTGATCTTACTTCGGTCAACCCTGTAACTGCTGCCTTGGAAAAAGCTGCCGCCGTCGAAAAAGCTCCCGCTGTCGAAAAAGCTCCCGTCGTTGATAAAGCTGCTGCCCAGGACAAAGCTGACAAAGTGGAACCAGAATATAGTAGTGCAGGGACTAAGTTGAAATCTGGTGAAGTTCTTGTTGAATCAAAAACTCCTCTTGACGGTGCTGTAGATAATATTGAGCATGCATGGGAAGGCAAATTGCAGTTGAATATCTCATCCATAGTCTCAGTTCATGGCTCCTTTATAAG TGGTGAAAAAGCATCAACTAAAGAATGGCCAAGCTTCCTTGATATAAAAGGCAGAGTTAAGCTCGATGCATTCGGAAAGTTTCTCCAAGAGCTGCCTATGTCTCGAAGTCGCGCACTTATG GTAGTACATATTGGCTGGAAGGAGGACTCCCCTGAGAGTGGGCGTGAATATCTTCGCGAG GTGGCTGATTCATATGTTGCTGATGAGCGAGTCGGGTTTGCTGAGCCTGCGCCTGCTGTTGAACTTTACTTGTGTCCACCTCATGCTAGAACAGTTGAAATGCTAGGAAAGAATGTTCCAAAAGACGACGTTGAAAAACTTAATGCTTTAGATAATGGTCTGATTGGCATTGTTGTATGGAGAAAGGTGCATATAACTTCCACAATATCACCCAACTCTTCATCACATCATAGACACAGCTTTAAAAAACAGAACCATGTAAGGAGACAACAACAAGAAAAGGAAACTAACAGAATCACTAAACCTACGTCATCCATCTTAGGTCCTCCTCCCACCAGAAAATCTCGAGTACCATTGCATGATGAACCCATTGAtgatgttcccccaggttttggcccAGCAACTGGCAGAGATGATGACGACTTGCCGGAATTTGAATTTGTTAGTGGTTCAAATCCCTCAGTTTCTCAGTTTTCAACCTCCAAACCCTCTGTTCCTCCAAGAGCCTCTTTTGCTCCTCCTGGGCAAATGAGAGAACTGATACAGATGTATGGACAAAATGAAACTATATCTAACAAGGGTGTGAATTGGCAGCAGGGTCGAAGCGCCAGGGTTGAAGTTAATAATCCTtggaatgatgatgatgatatcccAGAATGGCAGCCTCCAGAACAAAGCACACCCCTTCTTCCAGTATCTTTACCCCCACCCCCACCACTACCAGTGCAGTTAATGCATGGGTTTCAGCAACAAACATTGCCCCATGTCTCGGTGGCAACACCACAGCAATTTCCCCATGGTCAATTGATGGTACAGCAACTTACACAGCAAAATATGCCTTTCCAAGCTCCAGTGAATATGATTCATAGCTATGTAGGAGGCCACCAAAACATGGCTTCTCCCTGGCAGTCGGGTGGTTGGACCCCTCAGACTGGTTCCAGTGGACTACCCTTAAATGTCCAGCAGCAGGGTAACAATATGATGCAACCTTGTAATagcaataacaataataataacaacattaTCATTAATGGACAGCCTTTTGATGGTCAGTTTTATGGGACATCTTCTAATACTGGTAACGGATTCGGAACCAGTCAGAGACCACCAGATAATGTCTCCCGTAGGTGttag
- the LOC113356309 gene encoding DNA-directed RNA polymerase III subunit RPC8-like isoform X1 — protein sequence MSSIVAETVINSIQNYSTEPESKIKKTPHSWFEEGPVEEVEMFFLSLVEHTLRLPPHLLSLPLPEAIRGELEKLFVDKVIAQLGLCISVYDIKSIKGGFIFAGDGASTYTVDFRLIMFRPFEGEILSGKVDASDANGLRLSVGFFKDIFVPVHLLPNPSKFSADGRWTWMYGDVELTIEQDDEIRFRVHKIAYPPIPLEQEKDSKAFAPMVITASIDFDGLGPISWWV from the exons ATGTCTTCAATTGTTGCAGAAACTGTGATTAACAGTATCCAAAACTATAGCACTGAGCCTGAATCGAAGATAAAAAAAACACCTCATTCTTGGTTTGAAGAAGGTCCAGTTGAAGAAGTCGAAATGTTCTTCCTTAGTTTAGTTGAGCATACCTTGCGTTTACCTCCTCATCTCCTTAGCCTTCCTCTTCCTGAAGCAATACGGGGAGAGCTAGAGAAACTATTCGTGGATAAG GTAATCGCACAGTTGGGTTTATGCATCTCCGTCTATGACATTAAATCCATTAAAGGCGGCTTCATATTTGCAGGAGATGGTGCTTCGACCTATACG GTTGATTTTAGGCTAATCATGTTCCGCCCTTTTGAGGGTGAGATTCTTTCTGGAAAGGTTGACGCATCAGATGCTAATGGTTTACGAT TGTCTGTAGGGTTTTTTAAAGACATATTCGTACCTGTGCATCTTTTGCCCAACCCATCCAAGTT TAGTGCAGATGGAAGATGGACATGGATGTACGGTGATGTAGAATTAACTATAGAACAGGACGACGAG ATTCGTTTCCGAGTTCACAAAATTGCATATCCTCCCATCCCGCTTGAACAAGAAAAAGATTCAAAGGCGTTTGCCCCAATGGTGATTACC GCGTCAATCGATTTTGATGGTTTGGGTCCGATTTCATGGTGGGTGTAG
- the LOC113356309 gene encoding DNA-directed RNA polymerase III subunit RPC8-like isoform X2, which yields MFFLSLVEHTLRLPPHLLSLPLPEAIRGELEKLFVDKVIAQLGLCISVYDIKSIKGGFIFAGDGASTYTVDFRLIMFRPFEGEILSGKVDASDANGLRLSVGFFKDIFVPVHLLPNPSKFSADGRWTWMYGDVELTIEQDDEIRFRVHKIAYPPIPLEQEKDSKAFAPMVITASIDFDGLGPISWWV from the exons ATGTTCTTCCTTAGTTTAGTTGAGCATACCTTGCGTTTACCTCCTCATCTCCTTAGCCTTCCTCTTCCTGAAGCAATACGGGGAGAGCTAGAGAAACTATTCGTGGATAAG GTAATCGCACAGTTGGGTTTATGCATCTCCGTCTATGACATTAAATCCATTAAAGGCGGCTTCATATTTGCAGGAGATGGTGCTTCGACCTATACG GTTGATTTTAGGCTAATCATGTTCCGCCCTTTTGAGGGTGAGATTCTTTCTGGAAAGGTTGACGCATCAGATGCTAATGGTTTACGAT TGTCTGTAGGGTTTTTTAAAGACATATTCGTACCTGTGCATCTTTTGCCCAACCCATCCAAGTT TAGTGCAGATGGAAGATGGACATGGATGTACGGTGATGTAGAATTAACTATAGAACAGGACGACGAG ATTCGTTTCCGAGTTCACAAAATTGCATATCCTCCCATCCCGCTTGAACAAGAAAAAGATTCAAAGGCGTTTGCCCCAATGGTGATTACC GCGTCAATCGATTTTGATGGTTTGGGTCCGATTTCATGGTGGGTGTAG